Proteins found in one Aquibium microcysteis genomic segment:
- a CDS encoding DUF305 domain-containing protein produces the protein MKTLKTIAAAAALTTVAAVAWAQMNHGAHGGGMMMNMDQMQSMMESMMPAEGDSESTKAYKQADMDMMQGMAVEYTGNADVDFRLKMIPHHQGAIDMAKVALEHGTDPDTKLLAGAIIAAQEREIAEMQAWLEKNRK, from the coding sequence ATGAAGACGTTGAAGACGATCGCGGCGGCAGCCGCGCTGACTACGGTGGCAGCAGTCGCCTGGGCGCAGATGAACCATGGTGCCCATGGCGGCGGCATGATGATGAACATGGACCAGATGCAGTCCATGATGGAATCGATGATGCCCGCCGAGGGCGACTCCGAATCCACCAAAGCCTACAAGCAGGCCGACATGGACATGATGCAGGGCATGGCCGTCGAATATACGGGCAACGCAGACGTCGACTTCCGTCTCAAGATGATCCCCCATCACCAGGGCGCGATCGACATGGCGAAGGTCGCACTCGAACATGGCACTGATCCCGATACAAAACTCTTGGCGGGGGCGATCATCGCCGCGCAGGAACGCGAGATCGCGGAGATGCAGGCCTGGCTGGAGAAGAACCGCAAATAG
- a CDS encoding heavy metal translocating P-type ATPase — translation MPSHDHPHHAPAKDAEGEIVRDPVCGMTVAPEAGKPRAEHRGRMLHFCSAGCRAKFMAETESYLSATDPVCGMDVDRASARHFHRHEGDKFYFCSAGCKSKFEADPGRYLGDRPTPAPVPKGTQYTCPMHPEIVRDKPGSCPICGMALEPMGVPTGDEGPNPELVDFTRRLWVSGILSLPLLVIAMGPMVGLAVREWVGDPLATWLELALATPVVLWAAIPFFRRGYESFVNRSPNMWTLISIGVGTAYLYSVVATFFPDLFPHQFRGHGGSVPVYFEAAAVIVALVFLGQVLELQARERTGSAIRALLDLAPKTARRIAADGSEADVPLDEVKQGDRLRVRPGDSVPVDGIVVEGRTSIDESMITGEPVPVEKTPGDAVTGGTLNRNGTLVITAERVGSETMLSRIVEMVAKAQRSRAPIQGLADRVSYYFVPTVVLVAILAFVAWALFGPEPSMVFAIVSAVSVLIIACPCALGLATPMSIMTATGRGAQAGVLIKDAEALERFSSVDTLIVDKTGTLTEGRPRLTDVVPAEGFDAGQLLSLAASLERGSEHPLAEAIVEGAAERGAAVQTASEFEAVTGKGVSGIVEGRKVALGNAAMMAELGVGIDRLAEQADALRAEGKTAMFVAIDGSIAGFVAVADPVKATTAQAIRALHETGLRIIMATGDDERTARAVAEKLGIDEVRADMLPDGKQKFIEELRAQGAKVAMAGDGVNDAPALVEADVGIAMGTGADVAVESAGITLVKGDLNGIVRARTLSQATIRNIKENLFFAFVYNALGVPVAAGVLYPVFGTLLSPMIAAAAMSLSSVSVIANALRLRTVRLG, via the coding sequence ATGCCCTCTCATGATCATCCCCATCACGCACCGGCGAAGGACGCCGAAGGGGAGATTGTGCGCGACCCTGTATGCGGGATGACCGTCGCCCCGGAGGCAGGCAAGCCCCGCGCCGAGCACCGTGGACGCATGCTTCACTTCTGCAGCGCTGGCTGCCGCGCCAAGTTCATGGCCGAAACTGAATCCTACCTGTCCGCTACCGATCCAGTCTGCGGCATGGACGTGGACCGCGCGTCCGCGAGACACTTCCACCGCCACGAAGGGGACAAGTTCTACTTCTGTTCCGCGGGCTGCAAGAGCAAGTTCGAGGCCGATCCAGGGCGATATCTCGGCGATCGGCCCACCCCGGCGCCGGTGCCGAAGGGCACCCAATATACTTGCCCGATGCACCCGGAGATCGTGCGCGACAAGCCCGGCTCCTGCCCGATCTGCGGCATGGCGCTCGAACCGATGGGGGTACCGACGGGCGACGAAGGTCCTAACCCGGAACTGGTCGACTTCACGCGCAGACTCTGGGTTTCCGGCATCCTCTCATTGCCGCTGCTCGTCATCGCCATGGGTCCAATGGTCGGCCTGGCCGTACGAGAGTGGGTCGGCGATCCGCTGGCAACATGGCTTGAACTCGCACTTGCGACCCCCGTGGTGCTGTGGGCTGCGATCCCCTTCTTCCGCCGTGGTTACGAATCCTTCGTCAACCGCAGCCCGAACATGTGGACGCTGATCTCGATCGGCGTCGGCACCGCCTATCTCTACAGCGTGGTCGCCACCTTCTTCCCTGATCTCTTTCCGCATCAGTTCCGGGGCCACGGCGGGTCGGTCCCGGTCTATTTCGAGGCAGCAGCGGTCATCGTCGCGCTGGTCTTTCTCGGCCAGGTGCTGGAACTGCAGGCGCGCGAACGGACCGGGTCTGCGATCCGCGCCCTACTCGACCTCGCGCCGAAGACTGCGCGCCGGATCGCAGCAGACGGCTCGGAAGCCGACGTGCCGCTGGACGAGGTCAAGCAGGGTGACCGTCTGCGCGTTCGTCCTGGCGACAGCGTTCCCGTCGACGGCATCGTCGTCGAGGGCCGCACGTCAATCGACGAATCCATGATCACAGGTGAACCAGTCCCTGTCGAGAAGACGCCAGGCGACGCGGTGACCGGAGGAACGCTCAATCGCAACGGAACGCTCGTCATCACCGCTGAGCGCGTCGGGTCGGAGACCATGCTGTCGCGGATCGTCGAGATGGTTGCCAAGGCCCAGCGATCCCGCGCTCCCATTCAGGGGCTCGCCGATCGCGTCTCCTACTACTTCGTCCCAACCGTGGTTCTGGTCGCCATCCTCGCCTTCGTCGCCTGGGCACTATTCGGACCCGAGCCCAGCATGGTCTTTGCGATCGTGTCTGCCGTGTCCGTCCTCATCATTGCCTGTCCCTGTGCTCTCGGGCTCGCCACGCCGATGTCCATCATGACCGCGACCGGACGCGGTGCCCAGGCGGGCGTCCTGATCAAGGACGCGGAGGCGCTGGAGCGCTTCTCCAGCGTCGACACGCTCATCGTCGACAAAACGGGCACGCTGACGGAAGGCCGTCCGAGACTGACAGACGTCGTTCCGGCCGAAGGCTTCGATGCCGGACAGCTTCTTTCGCTTGCAGCCTCACTGGAACGCGGTTCGGAACATCCGCTGGCCGAGGCGATCGTCGAAGGCGCTGCGGAACGCGGTGCGGCGGTGCAGACAGCATCCGAGTTCGAAGCGGTCACGGGCAAGGGCGTCAGCGGAATCGTGGAGGGCCGCAAGGTAGCGCTGGGGAATGCTGCCATGATGGCAGAGCTTGGCGTCGGCATCGACCGCCTTGCCGAACAGGCCGACGCCCTGCGCGCCGAAGGCAAGACGGCGATGTTCGTCGCTATCGACGGATCGATCGCCGGCTTCGTCGCTGTCGCCGATCCGGTCAAGGCAACGACCGCGCAGGCGATCCGCGCCCTGCACGAAACGGGCCTGCGCATCATCATGGCCACCGGCGACGATGAACGGACTGCAAGGGCCGTAGCGGAGAAGCTCGGCATCGATGAGGTTCGCGCCGACATGCTTCCGGATGGCAAGCAAAAATTCATCGAGGAACTACGGGCCCAGGGAGCGAAGGTCGCAATGGCCGGCGACGGTGTAAACGACGCGCCGGCGCTCGTGGAGGCCGATGTCGGCATTGCCATGGGCACGGGCGCGGACGTCGCGGTCGAGAGCGCGGGCATTACCCTGGTAAAGGGCGACCTCAACGGCATCGTGCGGGCGCGCACCCTGTCTCAAGCCACGATCCGCAACATCAAGGAGAACCTGTTCTTTGCCTTCGTCTACAATGCGCTGGGCGTGCCGGTGGCTGCGGGCGTGCTTTATCCTGTATTCGGCAC